In the genome of Budorcas taxicolor isolate Tak-1 chromosome 23, Takin1.1, whole genome shotgun sequence, one region contains:
- the SFR1 gene encoding swi5-dependent recombination DNA repair protein 1 homolog isoform X1: protein MAEGEVKQDFKMESPSNSALMLPSTPQAGASPPSPHSSSSRKQPMSAILRERLRKTRSSFNSCYSVVKRLKVESEENDQTFSQKSAPSTEENCLEFHEKFKHIDSEFEESTYLKDTFKNINVCESKSLDTEPCSDLQNDFMNENLAKHELNKEKAKLMKQIHEKEDLLRRLKLVKMYRSKNDLSQLQLLIEKWRSCSQQLLYELQSAMSEENKKLSLTQLIDHYGLDDKLLHYNRNEEEFIGV, encoded by the exons ATGGCTGAGGGAG aagtaAAGCAAGATTTCAAGATGGAAAGTCCATCAAACTCGGCTTTGATGTTACCTAGCACTCCACAAGCTGGTGCCAGTCCACCATCTCCCCATTCAAGTAGTTCAAGAAAACAA CCTATGAGTGCAATCCTTAGAGAAcgattaaggaaaaccagatctTCATTTAATTCCTGTTACAGTGTGGTAAAACGGCTTAAAGTAGAGAGTGAGGAAAATGATCAGACTTTTTCACAGAAATCAGCACCTTCGACAGAAGAAAACTGTTTGGAATTTCACGAAAAATTTAAACACATAGATAGTGAATTTGAAGAAAGTACATATTTGAAAGATACCTTCAAGAATATCAATGTTTGTGAATCTAAATCACTTGATACTGAGCCATGCAGTGATCTCCAAAATGACTTTATGAATGAGAATCTTGCCAAACATGaactaaacaaagaaaaagcaaaattgaTGAAGCAGATTCACGAGAAAGAAGACCTTCTTCGGAGGCTGAAGCTAGTCAAAATGTATAGATCAAAG aatGACCTGTCTCAGTTACAGTTGTTAATAGAGAAGTGGAGAAGCTGTAGCCAGCAGTTGCTTTATGAGTTGCAGTCAGCTATGTCTGAGGAGAACAAGAAACTAAGCCTTACTCAGCTGATAGACCATTATGGGTTAGATGATAAATTGCTACActataacagaaatgaagaagaatTTATAGGTGtttaa
- the SFR1 gene encoding swi5-dependent recombination DNA repair protein 1 homolog isoform X2 codes for MESPSNSALMLPSTPQAGASPPSPHSSSSRKQPMSAILRERLRKTRSSFNSCYSVVKRLKVESEENDQTFSQKSAPSTEENCLEFHEKFKHIDSEFEESTYLKDTFKNINVCESKSLDTEPCSDLQNDFMNENLAKHELNKEKAKLMKQIHEKEDLLRRLKLVKMYRSKNDLSQLQLLIEKWRSCSQQLLYELQSAMSEENKKLSLTQLIDHYGLDDKLLHYNRNEEEFIGV; via the exons ATGGAAAGTCCATCAAACTCGGCTTTGATGTTACCTAGCACTCCACAAGCTGGTGCCAGTCCACCATCTCCCCATTCAAGTAGTTCAAGAAAACAA CCTATGAGTGCAATCCTTAGAGAAcgattaaggaaaaccagatctTCATTTAATTCCTGTTACAGTGTGGTAAAACGGCTTAAAGTAGAGAGTGAGGAAAATGATCAGACTTTTTCACAGAAATCAGCACCTTCGACAGAAGAAAACTGTTTGGAATTTCACGAAAAATTTAAACACATAGATAGTGAATTTGAAGAAAGTACATATTTGAAAGATACCTTCAAGAATATCAATGTTTGTGAATCTAAATCACTTGATACTGAGCCATGCAGTGATCTCCAAAATGACTTTATGAATGAGAATCTTGCCAAACATGaactaaacaaagaaaaagcaaaattgaTGAAGCAGATTCACGAGAAAGAAGACCTTCTTCGGAGGCTGAAGCTAGTCAAAATGTATAGATCAAAG aatGACCTGTCTCAGTTACAGTTGTTAATAGAGAAGTGGAGAAGCTGTAGCCAGCAGTTGCTTTATGAGTTGCAGTCAGCTATGTCTGAGGAGAACAAGAAACTAAGCCTTACTCAGCTGATAGACCATTATGGGTTAGATGATAAATTGCTACActataacagaaatgaagaagaatTTATAGGTGtttaa